In Bacillus kexueae, a genomic segment contains:
- the purE gene encoding 5-(carboxyamino)imidazole ribonucleotide mutase, whose amino-acid sequence MKPVVGVIMGSTSDWETMRHSCEVLDELNIPYEKQVVSAHRTPDFMFEYAEKARGRGIKVIIAGAGGAAHLPGMVAAKTTLPVIGVPVKSSTLNGLDSLLSIVQMPGGVPVATVAIGKAGATNAGLLAAQIISIEDQAVYQTLEERREKIRTSVLESSDQLV is encoded by the coding sequence ATGAAGCCAGTTGTAGGCGTAATAATGGGGAGCACATCAGATTGGGAGACGATGCGGCATAGTTGTGAAGTGCTGGATGAACTAAATATTCCATATGAAAAACAAGTGGTATCTGCTCATCGAACACCAGACTTTATGTTTGAATATGCAGAGAAGGCAAGAGGTCGTGGGATAAAGGTAATTATTGCCGGGGCAGGTGGAGCGGCACATCTGCCTGGAATGGTCGCTGCCAAAACGACGTTACCTGTAATTGGTGTACCGGTAAAGTCAAGTACTCTAAATGGTCTTGACTCTTTACTATCGATTGTTCAAATGCCCGGTGGTGTACCCGTTGCAACGGTGGCAATTGGAAAAGCAGGAGCTACCAATGCAGGTCTTTTAGCAGCCCAAATCATCTCAATTGAAGATCAAGCGGTGTATCAAACTCTTGAAGAACGCCGGGAAAAAATCCGAACATCAGTTTTAGAAAGTAGTGATCAGCTTGTTTAA